Proteins encoded in a region of the Raphanus sativus cultivar WK10039 chromosome 8, ASM80110v3, whole genome shotgun sequence genome:
- the LOC108832070 gene encoding serine/threonine protein phosphatase 2A 55 kDa regulatory subunit B beta isoform: MVMTRSSSRNMNGGGDGGASSAATSGGPPPSLEWRFSQVFGERTAGEEVQEVDIISAIEFDKSGDHLATGDRGGRVVLFERTDNKDHGGSRRDAEQMDYTVRHPEFRYKTEFQSHEPEFDYLKSLEIEEKINKIRWCQPANGALFLLSTNDKTIKYWKVQEKKIKKISEMNIDPSKTPGQPSSSSPPPLVANGVDADPAHGYISNFTFPPGGIPSLRLPVVTSLETSLVARCRRVYAHAHDYHINSISNSSDGETFISADDLRVNLWNLEISNQSFNIVDVKPTNMEDLTEVITSAEFHPIHCNMLAYSSSKGSIRLIDMRQSALCDSHTKLFEEPEAPGSRSFFTEIIASISDIKFSKDGRYILSRDYMTLKLWDINMDSGPVASYQVHEHLRPKLCDLYENDSIFDKFECCLSGDGLRVATGSYSNLFRVFGASKGSTEAATLEASKNPMRRQIQTPARPSRAISSMTRMVRRGSESPGAEANGNGYDFTNKLLHMAWHPTENSIACAAANSLYMYYA, encoded by the exons ATGGTGATGACGCGATCTTCTTCTCG aaacatGAACGGTGGTGGTGACGGTGGTGCTTCCTCGGCCGCTACTAGTGGTGGCCCTCCTCCGTCTCTAGAGTGGAGATTCTCTCAGGTCTTCGGCGAGCGAACCGCCGGAGAAGAAGTCCAGGAAG TTGACATTATTTCAGCCATTGAATTTGATAAAAGTGGAGACCATCTTGCAACTGGTGACCGTGGTGGCCGAGTGGTTCTTTTTGAGAGGACGGATAACAAAGAT CATGGTGGGTCCAGGAGAGATGCTGAGCAGATGGACTACACAGTTAGGCATCCTGAGTTTCGATATAAAACAGAGTTTCAGAGTCATGAACCAGAG TTTGACTATCTCAAGAGTTTGGAAATAGAGgagaaaatcaacaaaatcaggTGGTGTCAGCCAGCAAATGGTGCATTGTTTCTGCTTTCCACCAATGataaaactatcaaatattGGAAG GtacaagagaagaagatcaagaaaattAGTGAAATGAATATTGATCCATCGAAAACTCCAGGTCAACCAAGCTCAAGTAGCCCTCCTCCACTAGTTGCTAATGGAGTAGATGCCGATCCAGCACATGGCTACATTAGCAATTTTACCTTCCCGCCAGGAGGGATCCCATCTCTGCGTTTGCCTGTG GTGACTAGCCTGGAGACGAGCCTTGTGGCTAGATGCCGAAGAGTGTATGCACATGCTCATGATTACCATATTAATTCAATCTCAAATAGCAG CGATGGAGAAACCTTCATTTCGGCTGACGATCTGCGCGTAAATCTCTGGAATTTGGAAATCAGCAACCAGAGCTTCAACATTGTTGATGTTAAGCCCACAAACATGGAGGACTTGACTG AGGTTATTACATCGGCTGAGTTTCATCCAATTCATTGTAATATGCTCGCATATAGCAGCTCAAAAGGCTCCATCCGTTTGATTGATATGCGGCAATCAGCTCTGTGCGATTCTCATACTAAATT ATTTGAAGAACCGGAAGCACCTGGTTCAAGATCATTTTTCACAGAGATAATTGCCTCAATTTcagatattaaattttcaaaggATGGGAGATACATACTTAGTCGCGATTACATGACCCTCAAG CTGTGGGACATAAACATGGATTCTGGTCCGGTTGCATCTTACCAGGTTCATGAACATCTGAGACCCAAG TTGTGCGATCTATATGAAAATGACTCCATCTTTGATAAGTTCGAGTGTTGTCTGAGTGGTGATGGATTGAGGGTAGCAACAGGCTCTTACAG CAATCTATTCCGTGTATTTGGAGCCTCTAAAGGAAGTACTGAAGCGGCAACTTTGGAAGCTAGCAAAAACCCGATGAG AAGGCAAATCCAGACACCTGCAAGACCTTCCAGAGCTATTAGCAGCATGACGCGTATGGTTAGACGAG GATCAGAGAGTCCAGGAGCAGAGGCGAACGGGAACGGGTATGACTTCACAAATAAGTTGCTGCATATGGCTTGGCACCCAACAGAGAACTCAATTGCTTGTGCAGCAGCAAACAGCTTGTACATGTATTATGCATGa
- the LOC108832069 gene encoding inorganic pyrophosphatase 2, translating into MADKNNIVIVFDFDKTIIDVDSDNWVVDELGFTELFEQLLPTMPWNSLMDRMMKELHDHGKTIEEIKQVLSRIPIHPRVIPAIKFAHALGCELRIVSDANTFFIETIVEHLGIREYFSEINTNPGLVDEQGRLRISPYHDFSKSSHGCPRCPPNMCKSLIIERIQASFAKEGKKMKMVYLGDGAGDYCPSLRLKGEDYMMPRKNFPVWDLITQNPTLVKASVRDWTDGEAMERILLGIINEIEEEEKEKMLSSDQCKISVGIVHEPLLPLSLPVPLHLVK; encoded by the exons ATGGCTGACAAGAACAACATTGTCATCGTATTCGATTTCGACAAGACCATCATCGACGTGGATAGTGATAACTGGGTCGTCGATGAGCTTGGCTTCACTGAGTTGTTCGAACAGCTTCTCCCCACAATGCCTTGGAACTCTCTCATG GATCGTATGATGAAGGAGCTTCATGATCATGGTAAAACCATTGAAGAGATCAAACAAGTCTTGAGTAGAATCCCTATTCATCCTCGTGTCATCCCTGCCATCAAATTCGCTCATGCTTTAGG GTGCGAGCTGAGGATAGTGAGTGATGCGAACACGTTCTTCATCGAAACCATTGTTGAACATCTCGGGATTAGAGAGTATTTCTCGGAGATTAACACAAACCCTGGACTTGTAGATGAACAAGGAAGGTTAAGAATCTCTCCTTACCATGACTTCTCCAAATCTTCACATGGTTGCCCTCGTTGCCCTCCTAACATGTGCAAG aGTTTGATCATTGAGAGGATTCAAGCTTCTTTTGCCAAAGAaggaaagaagatgaagatggtcTATCTAGGAGATGGTGCTGGTGATTACTGTCCGAGTCTTCGACTCAAAGGTGAAGATTACATGATGCCAAGGAAGAATTTCCCGGTTTGGGATTTGATTACTCAAAATCCCACCTTGGTTAAGGCCTCGGTTAGAGATTGGACCGATGGTGAAGCTATGGAGAGGATATTATTGGGAATTATCAACGAGATtgaagaggaggagaaagaGAAGATGTTGAGCTCTGACCAGTGCAAGATATCTGTTGGGATTGTTCATGAACCTTTGTTGCCTCTTTCTCTTCCGGTTCCTCTACATCTCGTCAAGTGA
- the LOC108822279 gene encoding D-3-phosphoglycerate dehydrogenase 2, chloroplastic, translating into MALSSSCSTLKSVNSRWTSPRPSPVPKLADLRRHSLLPELRYTPNVKLTATNALRTVEQTTLTEDQKLSAYGSDQEDLASLPKPRILVAEKLGEAGVSLLRKFGDVDCSYELSPEDLKKKVAESDALIVRSGTKVTREVFEAAKGRLKVVGRAGVGIDNVDLQAATEHGCLVVNAPTANTVAAAEHGIALLASMARNVAQADASIKAGKWERSKYVGVSLVGKTLAIMGFGKVGTEVARRAKGLGMNVISHDPYAPADRARALGVELVSFDQAISTADFISLHMPLTPATKKVFNDETFSKMKKGVRLVNVARGGVIDEDALVRALDSGVVAQAALDVFCEEPPSKESRLIQHENVTVTPHLGASTKEAQEGVAIEIAEAVAGALKGELSATAVNAPMVAPEVLSELAPYIVLAEKLGRLAVQLASGGKGVQSIKVVYRSARDRDDLDTRLLRAMITKGIIEPISDSYVNLVNADFIAKQKGLRISEERTVVESSPEYPVDSIQVQISNVESSFAGAVSDGGAISIEGKVKYGVPHLTCVGSFGVDVSLEGNLILCRQVDQPGMIGQVGNILGEQNVNVSFMSVGRTVVRKQAIMAIGVDEEPDKKTLEKIGGVSAIEEFVFLKL; encoded by the exons aTGGCACTTTCGTCCTCTTGTTCAACGCTCAAATCCGTTAACTCACGGTGGACATCTCCACGTCCATCACCAGTACCAAAACTCGCCGACCTCCGTCGTCACTCTCTGTTACCAGAGCTCCGTTACACACCGAACGTCAAGCTAACGGCGACTAACGCCTTGAGAACCGTCGAGCAAACGACGTTAACTGAGGATCAGAAACTCTCTGCCTACGGATCTGACCAGGAGGATCTAGCTTCGCTTCCAAAGCCGAGGATCCTCGTCGCCGAGAAGCTAGGAGAAGCCGGGGTGAGCCTCCTCCGTAAATTCGGCGACGTGGACTGCTCTTACGAGCTTTCGCCGGAGGATCTGAAGAAGAAAGTGGCGGAGAGCGACGCGCTGATCGTGAGAAGCGGAACGAAAGTGACGAGGGAAGTGTTCGAGGCGGCGAAGGGGAGGTTGAAGGTGGTGGGAAGAGCCGGAGTTGGGATCGACAATGTTGATCTGCAAGCTGCGACGGAGCACGGTTGTCTGGTGGTTAATGCGCCAACGGCTAACACGGTGGCTGCAGCTGAACACGGTATCGCTTTGCTTGCTTCCATGGCACGAAACGTCGCTCAGGCTGACGCTTCCATTAAAGCCG GAAAATGGGAGAGGAGCAAGTACGTCGGAGTATCACTCGTCGGAAAAACATTAGCCATAATGGGCTTCGGAAAAGTCGGAACAGAGGTAGCGAGGCGAGCCAAGGGACTCGGCATGAACGTTATCTCCCACGACCCTTACGCTCCAGCAGACAGAGCCAGAGCTCTCGGCGTCGAACTCGTCTCTTTCGACCAAGCTATCTCCACCGCCGACTTCATCTCCCTGCACATGCCCTTAACTCCCGCCACGAAGAAGGTTTTCAACGACGAAACCTTCTCCAAGATGAAGAAGGGTGTTCGTCTCGTTAATGTAGCTAGAGGCGGCGTCATCGATGAGGATGCGTTAGTTAGGGCTCTTGACTCGGGAGTTGTGGCCCAGGCAGCGTTGGATGTGTTCTGTGAGGAGCCACCATCGAAAGAGAGTAGATTGATTCAACATGAGAATGTTACAGTCACACCTCATCTCGGAGCTAGCACCAAAGAGGCACAG GAAGGTGTAGCCATCGAGATAGCAGAGGCTGTAGCAGGGGCACTAAAAGGCGAGCTATCAGCAACTGCAGTCAACGCTCCAATGGTTGCTCCCGAGGTCTTATCTGAGCTGGCTCCTTACATCGTCTTAGCCGAGAAGCTTGGTAGGTTAGCTGTGCAGCTAGCATCTGGAGGCAAGGGAGTACAGTCCATCAAGGTTGTGTACCGCTCAGCTCGTGACAGAGACGATTTGGACACTAGACTACTTCGTGCTATGATCACGAAGGGAATCATTGAACCCATCTCAGACTCTTATGTCAACCTGGTGAACGCTGACTTCATAGCTAAGCAAAAGGGTCTCAGAATCAGCGAGGAACGAACCGTGGTCGAGTCATCACCGGAGTACCCTGTTGACTCCATCCAAGTTCAGATCTCTAACGTGGAGTCAAGTTTCGCTGGGGCTGTCTCTGATGGTGGTGCTATAAGCATCGAAGGGAAGGTGAAATATGGAGTGCCGCATTTGACTTGCGTTGGGTCGTTCGGTGTGGACGTGAGCCTTGAAGGGAATCTGATACTGTGCAGACAGGTGGATCAGCCAGGGATGATTGGACAAGTAGGTAACATACTCGGGGAGCAGAACGTGAACGTGAGCTTCATGAGTGTTGGAAGAACAGTTGTGAGGAAACAAGCTATCATGGCGATAGGAGTGGATGAAGAACCAGACAAGAAGACACTCGAGAAGATTGGAGGTGTCTCTGCGATCGAAGAGTTTGTGTTTCTGAAACTATGA
- the LOC108822278 gene encoding cleavage stimulation factor subunit 77: MADKYNVEEAEALAKRALHLPIAQSTPIYEQLLSLYPTSARFWKQYVETQMAVNNDDATKQIFSRCLLTCLQVPLWQCYIRFIRKVYDKKGAEGQEETTKAFEFTLNYIGTDIASGPIWTEYITFLKSLPALNPHEDMQRKIALRKVYQRAILTPTHHVEQLWKEYENFENSVNRQLAKGLVNEYQPKFNSARAVYRERKKYIEDIDWNMLAVPPTGSSKEEVQWVAWKKFLTFEKGNPQRIDTALSTKRIIYVYEQCLMCLYHYPDVWYDYAEWHIKSGSTDAAIKVFQRALKAIPDSEMLKYAYAELEEARGAIQSAKNLYESILGVSTNSLAQIQFLRFLRRAEGVEAARKYFLEVRKSPSCTYHVYIAFATMAFCLDKDPKAAHNIFEEGLKRYMTEPVYILEYADFLTRLNDDRNIRALFERALSTLPTEESAEVWNRFVQFEQTYGDLASILKVEQRRKEALFGKGEEGSPALDSSLQDVVSRYSYMDLWPCSTNELDHLSRQELLVKNMNKKVEKTNLPHGTATIGSVASSSKVVYPDTAQMVVHDPTKKSEFSSSAKPVAAAASNTFQSNVTATATHGSASTFDEIPKNTPPALLAFLANLPHVDGPTPNVDVVLSICLQSDLPTGQTANKQSFTAKGNVPSQNDHSGPNRGGAQRLPRDRRATKRKGSDRGQEDDDTTSVQSQPLPTDVFRLRQMRKARGISTSSQTPTGSASYGSAYSGELSGSTG, encoded by the exons ATGGCTGATAAGTACAACGTCGAGGAAGCAGAGGCTTTAGCAAAGAGAGCTTTG CACTTACCAATTGCACAGTCGACGCCAATCTATGAGCAGCTTTTGTCACTCTATCCAACTTCT GCGAGGTTTTGGAAGCAGTATGTGGAGACCCAAATGGCTGTGAACAATGATGATGCTACCAAACAGATTTTTAGTCGTTGTTTGTTGACCTGTCTTCAAGTTCCCCTTTG GCAATGTTACATTCGGTTCATCAGAAAGGTCTATGATAAGAAGGGAGCTGAGGGTCAAGAGGAGACCACAAAGGCTTTTGAGTTCACGCTTAATTATATTG GGACAGACATAGCATCTGGGCCTATATGGACTGAGTACATTACCTTTCTGAAATCTCTTCCG GCTCTTAACCCCCACGAAGATATGCAACGGAAGATTGCTCTCCGTAAAGTTTATCAGAGGGCTATACTAACTCCTACTCACCATGTTGAGCAACTTTGGAAAGAATATGAGAACTTTGAGAATTCTGTTAACCGTCAATTG GCCAAAGGACTCGTCAATGAATATCAACCAAAGTTTAACAGTGCCAGAGCTGTCTATAGGGAGCGCAAGAAGTACATTGAAGACATTGATTGGAACATGCTTGCTGTACCACCAACAGGATCTTCCAAG GAAGAAGTTCAATGGGTGGCCTGGAAGAAATTTTTGACCTTTGAGAA AGGAAACCCTCAAAGGATTGACACGGCCTTGTCAACTAAGCggattatatatgtttatgaacAG TGTCTGATGTGTTTATACCACTATCCCGATGTCTGGTATGACTATGCTGAGTGGCACATAAAATCTGGTTCCACAGATGCTGCAATCAAAGTATTTCAGCGAGCTCTTAAAGCCATTCCTG ATTCGGAAATGTTGAAATATGCTTATGCTGAGTTGGAGGAAGCTCGTGGAGCTATTCAG TCAGCAAAGAATTTATATGAAAGCATTTTGGGGGTTAGCACAAACTCCTTGGCACAAATACAA TTCCTTCGTTTTCTCCGGAGGGCGGAGGGTGTTGAAGCTGCTCGCAAGTACTTTTTAGAAGTTAGAAAATCTCCTAGCTGTACATATCATGTGTATATTGCTTTTGCCACAATGGCCTTCTGTCTTGACAAGGATCCAAAG GCTGCTCATAACATCTTTGAGGAGGGATTGAAACGCTATATGACTGAACCCGTTTACATCCTTGA GTATGCAGATTTCTTGACTAGACTGAATGATGATAGAAATATCCGAGCTCTATTTGAACGAGCTTTAAGCACACTACCCACTGAAGAATCTGCTGAG GTCTGGAATAGATTCGTTCAGTTTGAGCAAACATATGGAGATCTTGCAAGTATTCTAAAG GTTGAGCAGAGAAGGAAAGAAGCACTTTTCGGAAAAGGAGAAGAGGGTTCTCCTGCTCTAGATAGTTCACTTCAAGATGTTGTTTCTCGGTACAGTTACATGGATCTTTGGCCGTGCTCTACGAATGAGCTTGATCATTTATCCAGACAAGAG TTGCTTGTGAAAAATATGAATAAGAAAGTAGAGAAGACAAACCTACCTCATGGAACTGCAACTATAG GTAGTGTAGCGTCTTCGTCAAAAGTTGTTTATCCAGATACAGCTCAGATGGTCGTCCATGACCCAACAAAGAAATCAG AGTTTTCTAGTTCTGCAAAACCAGTGGCAGCTGCTGCTTCGAACACCTTTCAAAGCAATGTGACAGCAACCGCAACTCATGGATCAGCCAGCACATTTGATGAAATACCAAAGAATACTCCACCTGCATTGTTAGCTTTTTTAGCTAACTTGCCTCATGTTGACG GCCCAACACCCAATGTAGATGTTGTTCTCTCAATATGTTTGCAGAGTGACTTACCAACAGGTCAAACTGCCAACAAGCAGAGTTTTACTGCTAAAGGCAATGTTCCAAGTCAAAATGATCACTCAGGTCCAAACCGAGGTGGAGCTCAGAGATTGCCAAGAGACAGAAGAGCTACAAAGAGAAAAGGTTCAGATA GAGGGCAAGAAGACGATGATACTACCTCCGTACAAAGCCAGCCTCTACCTACAGATGTGTTCAGACTAAGGCAAATGCGTAAGGCGAGAGGGATCTCAACATCATCACAGACCCCAACCGGTTCCGCTTCGTATGGTAGTGCCTACTCCGGTGAGCTATCTGGTAGCACCGGCTAA